The genomic DNA CAGCTTGGCAGACTACATATTGCTGAGTCGTTCAGGTTCCTCCAGGTCAAAAGGGAATTGGCATGAAACCATTTCATGCCAGGGTGATTTCTGGGATAGTCTCATCCATTATTGGGGATGGCTGTTCAGGAGCGGTGCCGAAGTTCAGGCGCTGCATATGACGGTGACCATCATCGGCCCGCAAGTGCCGATAGAGCTTGACCATCTCTGAATCCTTGTGTCCGACCCATTCCATGATTTGAGCCTCGGTCACGTTTTGTCGGAAGGCTTCGCTGACGAAGTAGTGTCGAAAACTATGGAGTCGTCCATGTTCAAATCCGATCTCACCTACAGGGATGGGGAAGCTGGAACTTAATGGCTCAAGAATCTGCTTGATCAAATTTCTACGAATCACATCCGGCTTTATTTTGCCACCGAGTGGACCATGAAATACGAGTCCATCGTGATGCATGGGAATCTGTTTGAGAATCGTTTTAAAGGTTTCATGGAGTGGGATCGTTCGTCCACGCTTACCTTTGATCGTCCTGACAGAGCCAGCCTGTTTGCGACGTTTACTTGATCGTTCATCGGTCAGTTGAATGACATTGTTTTCGAGATCAAGGTCTGACCAACGTAGGGAAACAAATTCGCCGATGCGCATGCCGGTTGTTGCCAGGCCGACGATGACATTTTTCATCCACTCCAGTGAAGGCGTTTTCTGGCAGTGCGACACCATAGCCTCAACTTGTTCCCTGGTATAGCAGTAGGTATCGGATCCCTGTGCCTTGCTCAGTGATATCCGAAACTGGACTTCCCCAAGAATAGTGGGCGCCCAAAAGAGAGTGTAAGCTCTCCGAGAGGAGTCGACTATGTCGGGATCATCACAGGCTGGAAAACGGACGCGGCGGCGTTATTCTGAAGAGTTTAAGCGGGATGCCGTGGGACTGGTGACCGAGCAGCATTATCCGCTGGCCGAGGCGGCTCGACGCCTGGATATTCATGTCAGTGTTTTACGCAACTGGAAAGAGAAGTTCATGAGCGGCAAAGAATCGAAGTCCAACGAGAAGTTGTTTGAATCCGAACGTGAAGAGTTGCGACAGCTGCGCGAGGAGAATCGTAAGCTGAGAATGGATCGAGAGATTTTAAAAAAAGCAGCAGCCTTTTTCGCGAAGGAAAATCAGTGAGATTTACCTTTATTGATGACCATGAAGAAGACTTTGAAGTAGCTCGGATGTGTGAAATCTTCGAGGTTTCCCGGAGTGGATATTACACCTGGAAGAATCGTCCGATGAGTATACGCCAGGAGAATCAACAGGAGTTGACACAGGCCATGAAGGAGATTCATCAGGAGACACGAGAAGTGTATGGCTCTCCTCGGATGCATAGAGAATTGCTGGAACGCGGCTATGAGGTCTCAGAGAATACGGTGGCCAAATTGATGAATCAGGCTGGAATTCAGGCAAAAACCAGGAAGAAGTTCAAAAACACCACGGACTCGAATCATTCCCGGCCCGTGGCTGAGAACCATCTGGATCGTCAGTTTGATGCCGTGACAAAAAGCAATGAAGTTTGGCTGAGTGACATCACCTGCATCTGGACTGAGGAGGGCTGGTTGTACCTGGCAGCAGTGCTGGATATGTATACGCGCAAAGTTGTAGGCTGGTCGATGGCCGAACGCATGACCTCAGACCTGGTGGTCAATGCCTTGAGGATGGCAGTGGATCAGGAGGCCGTGTCGAATGCAGACCTCAAAGAATTAACGCTTCACTCAGACCGCGGGAGTCAGTACGCTAGCGAGGATTATCAACAGGTGTTGACCTCGATGGGAATCACCTGTTCGATGAGCCGGAAAGGGAACTGTTGGGACAACGCTCCCATGGAGTCATTTTTTGCGACGTTGAAGAAAGAGCTCGTTCATCATGAGCGATACAAGAAGCGTTCAGAGGCTCGATCGAGCCTGTTTGAATACATCGAAGTGTTTTATAATCGAGTACGGAAACATTCTGCACTGGGCTATCTGAGCCCTGCGCAGTTTGTACAAGTGACTTAACCATTACCCCGCGCCCACTATTCTTGGGGAAGTCCACAATGAGGAATTGAAAATAAATCATTCAGTCATATTGGATCATTACAAACTCTACGATGAGATATCTGCTTTGATGGCCAAGTATTATACGCATACATCCCAGATCAGATTGAGTTCGATGGGCAGGGTAGTGGACCCGTTAAGACTAGCTTTCCAAATATAAATACTAGATATCAATGAGGGGCCTGTCAGGAGGTTGAGAGTTGAACCCAGTCATTTCTCAGCAATTGAGTGCATAAGTCATTGCGTTGAATATACAGTTCCCTATTGATATTCGTTTCCATGAGTACTAACGGCAACTGATTCCGGGAGGCAGGGCAATCGCATGAGAATTACTTACAAAAATACTTAAAAAACAGGAGTTTTCGACAGTTCCACTAAAGTTGATGACACGAAATCGCATCTTTTTTGCTAACAATCACACTAAAAACGCTGTATTTACAGAGTTTTCTCATGCGATTGCCCTGTTCCGGGAGGCGAGTTCCGATTCGTGCCCACAACAGTATTCCGACTATGTCGCATTCACATAGCAATGGAATTTGTTCATGAAATACTGTGATAAAGACCATGCGATTAATCTCTCTCATCACCGGCTCAATGATGGAATTGGAAGCGTACAGGTAAGCAGTCGTTTGATTAAGTGTTCTGCGGCGAACTGCTATTGGTAGACGTCACCTAGAGAAGATACGGAACGTTGAAAGCATGTTGGCAATTGGGCTACATAATTCTATTCATAACCCTAAATCGATTCCTGTAAATTCAGTTTGAGAAATCAGACTACTTCCCGTAAATTAGGCCAAATCAATGTCTGAATCCGCCCCAGATCAACCATGCAATCCAAAACATCAAGAGATACAGCATTTATTGCTTGAGCAATACAAACTCTACGTCGAAATGGCGGATCGTGTCAGCACTCGGCGACATAGCATGCACCTTGCGTTTATAACCTTACACACACTGGTTCTCGCCGCCATTGGCCAGTTGCTTCAAAGCGACACAGAAGTACGAGCAGGATTGATTTTGCCTTTGCTGTTAGTCGGGATCGGCTTGTGTGTTCTGTGGGTCTTGCTGACTCTATCTTACCGAAGGTTGAACGAAGCGAAATACAAAGTTGTTGGACTTCTTGAAAAGGAGTTGCCCGCTCAACCATACAGTGTTCTGGAATGGACAATGCTGGGAAAGGGCGGAGATTCCGGTCGATATATGACATTGACGCAGATCGAATCGTTTATCCCTGTGTTTTTTATCGTAATATACCTCGCAGCAAGCGTGGTCTTTGTAAAAGAGTCGCCAAAGCCACATGAGGTGAATCTTCCATCACATGAAACGCGGTCCAATTTCTTAACTTAATTTCATAGACTACAAGAGGAACGCGGAAACCAACAATGAGAACAGCTATTTGAAATAGCATGAAATACCAGCTGAAATTCGTCAAATTGCACTTACAAATCAATGCGTAAACCCTGCAAAACTTCCCGATCACTTTTGACGGTTCTGGACTTCAAGCGATTGATAGATACTGGTATTTCAGCGGCTCGCATCATAGTAGTTGTCTTTCAATTCGGCCGGAATCGCTTCCCAATAATGCTCCTGTTTGATCTGAAGGTAGTATGAAATGATCAAAGAAGAATTGTTAATCAGAATGTTTCGACCGTTAAACCGGCATAGTCGTAAGCCGCTTGGGAGTAGCCTTCGATGCCGTACTTGACCTGCTGGAACTGCTGCTGGACTTCGGCCAGTTTGATCGTCTGCTGATGCTGGGCATCGGTGATCCCCAAATCAAACCCCGCTTTCAAATTCAGCCGATCCACTTCTTGCTGATGATTAATCGTCGCCTGAGCCAGAGTGTTAGTCGTCCAGGCCTGATCCCGGCTGGAGGAGGCGGTCAGATTTGCAGGGATTTCAAGACGGATTAAGCATGTCCACAAGAAACGTGGACATGGCGACCGGTTGTCTTCGTTTGTTGCATGAGAACGTGTCGAAGTGGATCTATTTCTCGTCGTCGTAGACTTTAAGTTTTACGGTTCCGGTTGGCTATTTGGGTTGTTGGATGTCAATTAAAGCCAGAAACTGCAGGGTGGATTCATCTTATCTCTCTGAGAATCAAACGACAAAATCGGGCGGGCCACCCACCGTGGTCGATTACTCACTCTGCAGCAAACGGAGTCTGCCATTGCAGTGCATTTTCACCGGCGAGAATATCGTATGCAGCTATGGTTAGTTTTTCCATATAGTAGATTGTTGCTTTACTTGCGTTACTTTGCACAAGTGCATCGTGACATGAATTACTGAAGTTAAGCATAGTTCCGCAGTGGAAAGCCACTTCGCGTGCTATGGAATCGTTATCACTAGTTGATTTCCAAATGATCTTCATCGCTTCTAGTAATTTTTCATTTTCTGAGACGCTTGGCTCTTTCCCTAACCGCATTAACCAATAAGGTCCTTCATCTGCAGTATTTGCAAAACTCAAATAATCAATGGCCTCATCAAGATTCATATTATTGATCGAATTATTCATGGCTTTGTTCCTTCATAAAGAATAGCCCTAGCTCCTAGACGACCTTGATATTCTGTTCTTGGCGACTCGCCGATTATTCGAACATTAATAAATCCAGCTTGTTCCATGAGTTGCTTAATATGGTGGATTCAATTTTGAAATGCACGGGTTGATGGAAAAAGAGTGACATTCGTGAGATGGTTTGTTTTGACCAAACGACCATCAATCCTACTAAGAAGAAATCACGAATGTCACACACGCATCTTACTGCTGAGGAACGTGATTCCATAGCGCACATGCACGCCCTGGGACACTCTCGAATAGAAATTGCGCGCGAGTTATCCCGAGACCCCAGCACGATCTCCCGAGAACTGCGGCGGAATTCGGATGCGACCGGGAAGTATTTCGCCGGGAAAGCCGACCGCAAAGCGCGACGGCGTCGACAACTCTGCAAACTCCCCTGGAAACTCAACCACGCTCCGCTCAAAGAATTCCTGCTCGATAAGTTGTCTCTCAAGTGGTCGCCGGAACAGATTGCAGGTCAACTCTTGCGACTGCATCCTCGGGAGGCCAGAATGCGAATATCCATTGAGACGATTTACGCCTGGATCAAAGCAAACAAAAAGCAGGGCGGCAACATCTACAGGCAGCTGCGTCAATCGAGAAAGAAACGCCGCAAACGCTACGGCACAGGGATCTCCAGACGATGCGACCCGACCAAAAAGCCAATGGATCAGCGACCGGTTTCTGCACGCAATCGTTCGCGGATCGGGCACTGGGAATCGGATACCATCGAGGGTCAAAAGGGGACCGGCTACATTGTCACGCATGTCGAACGCAAGACCGGCTATCTTGTGGCGAGCTATCTGCCGGACAAGAAAGCATCGACGTTGAACGCGGCTTCGGTGTTTGCGTTTGAGGGGTTGCCATCGTCATTGATTCGAACTTTGACGACGGACAACGGGAGTGAGTTTTCGGGTCATCGAGAGTTGGAGCAAGCCCTGCATTGTGCGATCTATTTTGCTCCGGCTCGCCAGCCGTGGCAACGCGGCCAGAATGAGAACACCAACGGGCTTCTGCGGCAATACTTCCTGAAGGGGAGCGATTTCCGTAAACTGAAAGCCGAGGATATTCAAGCGGCTGTGATGGAGTTGAACAACCGGCCTCGCAAAAAGTACCAATTCAAATCACCACACGAACTGTTCGAACCCAAAACCCGTGCATTTCAAAATTGAATCCACCTATTTCTCAGAGAAGCTGATGAAAATTGCCCTTTACCACCAGACTTTAGCTTGTCAAACCCATTTTGAATTACAGATCTCGCAAGGTTTGAGTCTCCAGGTATCCGATGAAACATCACAGTAGAGAAGTGACCGTCTGGAATATTGGAAAGATCGGTGGCGTCATCATAATTTGTACCGCCTGTGAGATTACTACCATCGAGGTCGTCCGGTTCGATATTATTGTGCAATACATTCGGTCCATCGAGTTCACCACCACTTCCCATGTTCAATGTGTCGTAGTCGTCGTAATCATTATGATTCGATTGATTTCCTGTTGGTAGGAACGGATTATTAGGATTACCTCCATTCCCACCCTGATTCTGCCCAGCCTGAAATCCTCCGTTTGCATTACCATTTCCGTTGGCTTGGGCGTCGCCTGGTATTTCTCCGCCATTGCCATTTGCTTCTGGAACATTGTTTGCGGTATTCGTGCTAGTGTCAACGTTGGCAGTAGATTCACCGACGGTGATTGGTTTGGCGATTGTGGTTGTGGGGAGATTTTCTCCAAGGCGGCTACCCAGTCTGCTGCCGCCGTCGATTGCTTTGTCCATGGCTTTTTCGATCAGGACAGAAGCGATTTTTTCAGCGAGGACTTTGGCAGCCTCGTCGAGCATTTCTTCTGTGTAGGCGTCTCGAATCTCGTAATAGGCTTCGAGAACTTCCGCAAAGATTTCAGCTGCGTCTTTGATGGATAGTCCGATAGTCACGACACCACCAACACCTGTGGCCGAGCCAGCGGCTCGCAGGAGAATGTCGCGAATCAACTCCTGAGCAAATCCCTGAATGAATTCGGCAGAGAAGATTCCTGAGCCCTGTGTGCCGAGTTCATCCTCAATGTAGCCTTCATCAATCGCAATTCCTAAAGCGTTATAGAACTTGTCTTCCAGTGACATCTCGCCGACATAGTCTCCGCCCTGCCAATCGAAATTGCCCGGGTTTTCCAGTTGATTACGCAGACTTTCTTCCTGCCTTTGTTTCTCCGCCAGTGACTCCTCGTAATAGTCAATCTCGCTTTGAATTTCTGAGACATCCCGATGCCCCCAACCTGTCCAGGAATTCTGAGCCCCTTCAAGTTCGTCATACAGTTCTTCAAGCTTGTTCTGGATTGAAGTTTGGGCTAAATAGTTGTCCTGTAACTCCAATTGCAGTGCATATTGTTCCTCATTCGTCAGCCCATTGGAGTTACGAGGGTCACTTATCGGAATATTGTTTTCAGGTTGATTCTCAGGGATATTCGGTCGAGTCGGAGCATTGGGGATTGTATTGTCCTGTGTATCGACAAGTTTTTCCTGATCAAAATCGATCGGAGCAACTTCATCCCCGTTACTCAAGTAATAAGTGGATTCCGTTCGAGAAGGTTGACCAAAAGGATCGATCGAATAGTGTCGATCTTCCCTGATTCCTAGAAAATTTCCATTGCTGTCATATAGTTCATAGATTTTAACTAAATCCGGTTCACCATTTGATGAACCTGTGACAGCAGCAGTCCCGGCATTTGAGCCACCCCCAGCGACTGCTGAACGCTGCCATTGTTGGGCCGCTCCAAAATCAACACTTCCAATCTGGCTCCCGTCTTGTTGGTTGGTTTGCTGGTTGCTTAGGTTACCAGTCCAATTGACGTTTTGAACCCCATTGATTTGGGCGCTCGAGGTTCCCAGATTGCCGAGGGGGTTGTTGGCGTTGAAGGATTGGCCCCGTTTCTGGCCGGCTTGCTGGGAGGCGAGGTCGTAGGGGGAGAAGGCATCTTCGGAGGAACCTCCCTCATAGTTGGCGTTGCCGATCCCTGAGCCGAAGGTGTTGCCGAGGTTCAGGTTGCCGTTGAAGTTGCCGTCATCGAGATCGTTTTCGAATTTGGTCGGATCTCCGGTGTCGCTGTAGTTAACTCCGGTTGGTAGGTCGACGGTGACGTTCTCGTACGGATCGTAATCACCCGGTTCATATTCGTAGTCGCCGTTTTCGAGCAGTTGCTGCTGAGTGATGGCCTCACTGGCCTGCTGAGCCGAGCGGTCGGTTCGGAGGGTTTTCCAGGCGGATTCCCGTTCAACAGCATAGTCCCGCTCGGCGGCGTTCTCAGCCTGTTTTTTCGCGAGCAGTTGGGTCTGTTCGATTTCGATGTAGTCGGCCTGGGCCTCGGCGTTCTGGGCGGCTTGTTTGTGCCAGGGGGTGGGAGCGGAGGTTGTCCAGGCTGCGGTTTCCTGGGCGTAGGTGTCGGCTTCGAGTTTGTTGAAGGTGGAGCGGACGAGGGCTCGGGTATCGGAGGCGGTGCGGTTGGCGTCGGCCAGGGCTTGCTGATAGATCCGATTCACTTCGGCCAGATCGGCTTCGGCGGTTTGATGGATTCCGCTGAGGTTGGTCACATAATTGAGTCGGGCGGTGGACTGGGTCTGGTCGCTATCCCGCCAGGCCTGCTTGACCGAATTGCGGTAGACGGTATCGCGATTGGGTTCGTAAGTGATCGGATTGCCGTATTCGTCCTCGTAGGTTTCGACCGTTAAACCGGCATAGTCGTAAGCCGACTGCGAGTAGCCTTCGATGCCGTACTTGACCTGCTGGAACTGCTGCTGGACTTCGGCCAGTTTGGTCGTCTGCTGATGCTGGGCATCGGTGATCCCCAAATCAAACCCGGCTTTCAAATTCAGCCGATCGACTTCCTGCTGATGATTAATCGTCGCCTGAGCCAGAGCGTAAGTTGTCCAGGCCTGATCACGGCTGGAAGAGGCCAGTTCGCCAGGGTTTCAAGACGGATTAAGCATGTCCACAATAAACATGAACATGGAAACCGGTTACCCTCGTTTGTAGCACGAGAACGTGACGGAGGGAATCTGTTTCATGTCGTCGTAGACTTTAAGTTTTGCTGTTCAGGTTGGCTATTTGGGTTGTTGGAAGTCAATTAAAGCCAGAAAACGCATGGTGGTTTCATCTTGTTGCTCCGCAACCCAACCGACAAAGTCAGTTGGGCCACCCGCGTCAACCTGATTGAGACGACTTCGGTGCGGCGGATCGAACCGACAATATCAGTGGATCGCTCAGCGATCGCACCAGGGAAAACACTCTGGTGACCAGCCTCACCAATCAGACGCACCGGGAAGCCCTCGAGCAACTGCTGACAATCGTAAGGCAAATCTTTAAACAACAGCGAACCGACAGTCCGAAAATCTACAGCGTCCACGAACCGCATGTCGAGTGCATTGCCAAAGGGAAGGCGCATAAGAAGTATGAATTCGGCTGCAAAGTGAGTGTAGCGACCACAAACGCCAACAGCTTCATCGTCGGAGTCCTTGCTTTGCATGGGAATCCCTTCGATGGCCACACACTTCAGCAGGCGGTTGATCAGGTGGTGAAGATCACTGAGATTGAGCCCGCACACATCATGGTTGATCGTGGCTATCGTGGCCATGATTATGAGGGATCGGGGAAGGTGCACCTGGCTGGACGGATCCCAAAAACGGCGACGCGGGCGTTTCGGAAAATGCTCAAACGTCGCAGCGCGATTGAGCCCACAATTGGCCATCTCAAGAGCGATCACCGGATGGAGCGAAACTATTTGAAGGGTCGCGAAGGAGATCGCATCAATGCTCTGGTGAGTGCGATCGGTTACAACCTGCGCAAGCTCCTGGCCGGGCTGGCCTGCGCTCAATTTTTCCCCATCCTGGCCATCGACAAGCTGATAAATCGGTTATGTCAACTCATTCTTCCGAGACAAATCCCCAACAATTGGCCACTTCTGACAGGTTCCTAACTACACACTGAACAAATCAGGAATCGAAACACAAAATCTGGGTTATTCAGGGACGACTAAACTCTTTCAGGGAAGGGCCATCCGCTGGCGCTGCTGACCCAGCCACCCTGCCGTAAGTGATCGGATTGCCGTATTCACGCCAAAACTATATATGTATACACTCTTGCTCTATTCGTCTTCGTCCGTCTGTTCAACGGGATCGAACAATTGATATTTCATACCACCGATTTCTCCTTCTACCGAAGGTTTCAGTAACAGGGAATTGTCGAATTCGTCTATTATTTCTCCTATCGATTTGTTTATCATTCTTGATTGAACGCCATCAATTCCGTATCTATGCAGATAAGTGGAGAATATTCGATTGAACTTCTTTCTCGTCTCCAGTTCTAACTTTCTTCCTGCAATATTTGTTGCTGTTACAATGCTGTTTGTTCCTTCTAATTCTACTTCGACTTTGTATGGGTCCATGTCCATCCTTCCTCTTATTGTACAGTCCCGTTAATCCAAATCCATCGGTCACCAGTTGAGTCAATGTATTCAATAGTCATATTGTAATCTGCTGAAGTTTTTTGCATAGCTCTTTTACAAGAGGAACATGGAGGCCGTTGACCCGATATTTCAAGATACTTGCCAGGACCGAGTTGTGCTGATTCCATAAGGAAATCAAGTATTTTGCCTTCCGTATGACCATATAGTGACTGTTCTGGAAAAGTGAGGCGTTGACCTGGTTCCAGTGCAAAATCAACACCACTTGTTTCAGAACCACTTCCATTTTTTCCTCCACGAGGTCCTAATAATTCCCAGTCGGCGTGGTGAGTACTATCGTAAGCTGGCAATCCTTTGGCATAATCCCAAGCCTCTTCTTTGGTATTGAATACAATTACCACTGTTTGTGAAGTACCATCAAGTTGGTAAATCTCCTGCGTGACATACCCTTGAGGACCTTCCAATGCGTATTTTCCATTATACTCTACGGCAACATACGTATTGTGCACCCAGAGCGAAAATCCCCAGTGCTCGTCGCCGACGAAGTACGTGTGGTCTTCGGCGACTCGCATATTGTAGACGGATTCGATTTGGCCTGTCGAGAGGATCGCAGTGACCGGGGTTAGCGAATCGTCCATACCGACGATGAGATCGCCGTGTTCGAGGTCACGCGCGGGAGTCCAGCCTTTCTCGTCGACATAGAAGGGATGTTCCAAAGTCGTGGTGACGGTTTGACCGCCCACAGAAAGTGTTGCTACCGATGCCTGTCTCAGGAATGTCTCTTCAACCTTTCGGACAGTGACAGGTCCGTGACTATCGTAATCGGTTGGACTGTTGGGAGTTGTATGATGACTTTGAAAACCCGAAACCGCAGGGTGATTTCATCTTGTTGCTCCGCAACCCAACCGACAAAAGTCGGTCGGGCCACCCGCGAGCAATTCTCGCACCAAATGACTTCCAGAATGCTGCTCAAATAATGAATGTCTTTGAGAAGTAAGAACTTAAGATTTTCGGAAAAAGCAAAACACCCCGGCACGACTTTGTAAAAATGTGGGTAAAGACAAGCCGACTAAGTCGGTCGTGCCACCCGCGCTCTACTGGACTATTCAAAGCCCGAAGTCGCATGGTGGTTTCATCTTGTCGCTCCGCTCCCCAACCGACAACGTCGGTTGGGCCACCCGCGTTACACGACTACCGATTGAAAACATTTTCGGACAAGAATTTTACAGCATTATTAACCGAATTAAATTCGCCTTCATATTCGATAGGTTGAATGACATTAATGTAAATAAATGAGTTGTTCTTTTCTGCAGAAACAGGAAATACTTCAAAATGAAATTCGTCTTTGCAATCTACTACAGCAAACAGGGTGCAATCATCAAGTATTCGAAGCAAAAAATTACAACTATTATTTATATGCATTATTTGAGTACAAATCTCACGTAGATTACTGATGTCTGCACTGTGATCTCCTTGATACCATTCTTCGGAAAATGGTTCTTCACTGAATATGGGGTGGTTCCGTATATTCGTCCAAGTGCCTGGAACATTTACATCAAGATTTCCATTCATTTAGTTTTTCCTCATTGATATGAATTCACCATTAGGCAAAAACACCCATGTAACTGGCCCATCTTCAAAGTAAACTGCATAGGAGTGCCCCTGTCCAACAGGAGCACCAACACGTCCGTTTCCACTCCTGTAAGCAGCCTCAGCTAATGCTTTAGCATCATCAATACCTCCATCTTTTGCCTTTCTCACTGCTCCCCCCAGCCATGATAATTTATGTCTAACCTTTGAAGGAAAGTTTGAATTAAATGTTGGGTTAGCTGGCAAGTTGGATAATTTGTTAGCATTATCTGCGACATTTCCCAAGTTTTGTTGGCTTGTTGATCGTACTGGCTTATTTGTATTTGAATTTAATACCCAACCACCTTGCCCGCCATTGAGTGTATCATCCCATATGCCATATACCTGCTGCCCATTGACTATGTCACCAGGTATCGGTTGAATGCTATATGTATTATGAACCCAAACCGAAAATCCCCAGAATTCATCGCCGACGAAATAAGTGTGGTCTTCTGCGACTCGGAAGTTGTAAACCGTATTAAGTTCACCAGAATTGATGACAGCCGATATGGGAGTAACAGAGCCATCATGACTGACCAGTAGATCCCCTTCGATGAGATCTTTGACGGGTACCCAGCCTTTTTCGTCAACGTAAAATGGATGCTCAGGTGTTGTTTTTATTGTTTGTCCGCCAGCACAAACTAACATGACTGGAGCTGTCAGTACAAACGTTTTTTCGACTTTTCGAGGAAGCAGATCTCCGTTAGGATGATATTCGTTTTTCGACCAGACGATGTCACCAATTTGAATTTGTTCAATTGGTATTGAGCCAGCGGGTGTCAGAATGGGAGTTCCTGCAACAAAGCAAGAGGGCAATTGATTAAAGATTGGTAAACCATTAGTTTTCGCTTCATCAAATGCACCTTGAGCAGTTTTTCCATCTGTTTCAATTCCGTCTGGAGTTTTGTTACCTGAAATCGATGGGCTTGAACCATCAGCCATAATCGGTTTGTTTTTCAACGTTCCTTGTGGTAAGTAATCATCAATCTTATTCAGGAACTTGCCAGATTTGGCGGCCTTACCTGCAGCGGCAACGCCACCTGATGCGAGAGCTTCTAAAACAGCCATCACAATATTTCCAATAATCCGCCCCTTGAGCTCCGCCTTTTCCAGTTCATCCAAGCCTTCGAGGTATTCCTCAATGTCATTCAAGATGCTGGTGTAGGCTTCATGTGCAGAGAGCAAAGCTGACTTCAGATCCTCTGACATTCCTTCAGAATCAGAAGTGTCTCCATTAAGAAGAATCGCCATGACTCCATCGTAATTATGAGCCATTTGCCAGCTAAGTTCTGATTGGAGTTGTGCAACATCTACAACCGAACCCGCGTTATTATAAATAAAGTCTGCAGCGTTATAAATGAATTCCCCAGCACTGGAATATGTTTCATCATAATTAATGACAGCATTTTGAACGCCTACTCCAAATTCAATTGCACTGTTGATTCCAT from Rubinisphaera italica includes the following:
- a CDS encoding tyrosine-type recombinase/integrase → MVDSSRRAYTLFWAPTILGEVQFRISLSKAQGSDTYCYTREQVEAMVSHCQKTPSLEWMKNVIVGLATTGMRIGEFVSLRWSDLDLENNVIQLTDERSSKRRKQAGSVRTIKGKRGRTIPLHETFKTILKQIPMHHDGLVFHGPLGGKIKPDVIRRNLIKQILEPLSSSFPIPVGEIGFEHGRLHSFRHYFVSEAFRQNVTEAQIMEWVGHKDSEMVKLYRHLRADDGHRHMQRLNFGTAPEQPSPIMDETIPEITLA
- a CDS encoding IS3 family transposase (programmed frameshift) codes for the protein MSGSSQAGKRTRRRYSEEFKRDAVGLVTEQHYPLAEAARRLDIHVSVLRNWKEKFMSGKESKSNEKLFESEREELRQLREENRKLRMDREILKKAGSLFREGKSVRFTFIDDHEEDFEVARMCEIFEVSRSGYYTWKNRPMSIRQENQQELTQAMKEIHQETREVYGSPRMHRELLERGYEVSENTVAKLMNQAGIQAKTRKKFKNTTDSNHSRPVAENHLDRQFDAVTKSNEVWLSDITCIWTEEGWLYLAAVLDMYTRKVVGWSMAERMTSDLVVNALRMAVDQEAVSNADLKELTLHSDRGSQYASEDYQQVLTSMGITCSMSRKGNCWDNAPMESFFATLKKELVHHERYKKRSEARSSLFEYIEVFYNRVRKHSALGYLSPAQFVQVT
- a CDS encoding RipA family octameric membrane protein is translated as MSESAPDQPCNPKHQEIQHLLLEQYKLYVEMADRVSTRRHSMHLAFITLHTLVLAAIGQLLQSDTEVRAGLILPLLLVGIGLCVLWVLLTLSYRRLNEAKYKVVGLLEKELPAQPYSVLEWTMLGKGGDSGRYMTLTQIESFIPVFFIVIYLAASVVFVKESPKPHEVNLPSHETRSNFLT
- a CDS encoding IS30 family transposase; protein product: MSHTHLTAEERDSIAHMHALGHSRIEIARELSRDPSTISRELRRNSDATGKYFAGKADRKARRRRQLCKLPWKLNHAPLKEFLLDKLSLKWSPEQIAGQLLRLHPREARMRISIETIYAWIKANKKQGGNIYRQLRQSRKKRRKRYGTGISRRCDPTKKPMDQRPVSARNRSRIGHWESDTIEGQKGTGYIVTHVERKTGYLVASYLPDKKASTLNAASVFAFEGLPSSLIRTLTTDNGSEFSGHRELEQALHCAIYFAPARQPWQRGQNENTNGLLRQYFLKGSDFRKLKAEDIQAAVMELNNRPRKKYQFKSPHELFEPKTRAFQN
- a CDS encoding transposase; this encodes MTSLTNQTHREALEQLLTIVRQIFKQQRTDSPKIYSVHEPHVECIAKGKAHKKYEFGCKVSVATTNANSFIVGVLALHGNPFDGHTLQQAVDQVVKITEIEPAHIMVDRGYRGHDYEGSGKVHLAGRIPKTATRAFRKMLKRRSAIEPTIGHLKSDHRMERNYLKGREGDRINALVSAIGYNLRKLLAGLACAQFFPILAIDKLINRLCQLILPRQIPNNWPLLTGS
- a CDS encoding polymorphic toxin-type HINT domain-containing protein — its product is MGGQTVTTTLEHPFYVDEKGWTPARDLEHGDLIVGMDDSLTPVTAILSTGQIESVYNMRVAEDHTYFVGDEHWGFSLWVHNTYVAVEYNGKYALEGPQGYVTQEIYQLDGTSQTVVIVFNTKEEAWDYAKGLPAYDSTHHADWELLGPRGGKNGSGSETSGVDFALEPGQRLTFPEQSLYGHTEGKILDFLMESAQLGPGKYLEISGQRPPCSSCKRAMQKTSADYNMTIEYIDSTGDRWIWINGTVQ
- a CDS encoding polymorphic toxin-type HINT domain-containing protein: MSEADRQQKLNELESRRNKLDQWYRELDAFNNGTSKFSELHIRREISTEENIIADIEAELGASTATQENSNRRRANEIQAEILKIDQTIRLIKKDIKQVESDLEWAESYIPYFNKPDPGYLRSILSSLNADLAYYQSVRQRLVNELNRLGEEATNGSTQAPTEQEILDAYLRGIGKGIGLDGINSAIEFGVGVQNAVINYDETYSSAGEFIYNAADFIYNNAGSVVDVAQLQSELSWQMAHNYDGVMAILLNGDTSDSEGMSEDLKSALLSAHEAYTSILNDIEEYLEGLDELEKAELKGRIIGNIVMAVLEALASGGVAAAGKAAKSGKFLNKIDDYLPQGTLKNKPIMADGSSPSISGNKTPDGIETDGKTAQGAFDEAKTNGLPIFNQLPSCFVAGTPILTPAGSIPIEQIQIGDIVWSKNEYHPNGDLLPRKVEKTFVLTAPVMLVCAGGQTIKTTPEHPFYVDEKGWVPVKDLIEGDLLVSHDGSVTPISAVINSGELNTVYNFRVAEDHTYFVGDEFWGFSVWVHNTYSIQPIPGDIVNGQQVYGIWDDTLNGGQGGWVLNSNTNKPVRSTSQQNLGNVADNANKLSNLPANPTFNSNFPSKVRHKLSWLGGAVRKAKDGGIDDAKALAEAAYRSGNGRVGAPVGQGHSYAVYFEDGPVTWVFLPNGEFISMRKN